A region of Dermochelys coriacea isolate rDerCor1 chromosome 1, rDerCor1.pri.v4, whole genome shotgun sequence DNA encodes the following proteins:
- the LOC119851093 gene encoding histone H4: MSGRGKGGKGLGKGGAKRHRKVLRDNIQGITKPAIRRLARRGGVKRISGLIYEETRGVLKVFLENVIRDAVTYTEHAKRKTVTAMDVVYALKRQGRTLYGFGG, from the coding sequence ATGTCTGGACGTGGTAAAGGTGGTAAGGGACTTGGAAAGGGGGGCGCTAAACGCCATCGGAAGGTTCTTCGTGATAATATCCAAGGTATTACAAAGCCGGCTATTCGTCGTTTGGCGCGCCGTGGGGGAGTAAAACGTATTTCGGGACTGATTTATGAAGAGACGCGTGGCGTGTTGAAGGTGTTTCTAGAGAACGTGATTCGCGATGCTGTTACTTACACTGAACATGCCAAGCGTAAGACGGTCACAGCCATGGATGTGGTTTATGCTCTGAAACGCCAGGGGCGCACTCTGTACGGATTTGGTGGTTAA
- the LOC119850963 gene encoding histone H2A.J-like, with the protein MRSKRHPIPTRHILLHQWSQLDPLPHWLFRQGKSPAYHTSFDSENGRTIRAAAGCPWVYFAFLFPSKGCWAERESQMSGRGKQGGKVRAKAKSRSSRAGLQFPVGRVHRLLRKGNYAERVGAGAPVYMAAVLEYLTAEILELAGNAARDNKKTRIIPRHLQLAIRNDEELNKLLGKVTIAQGGVLPNIQAVLLPKKTESHKPKSK; encoded by the coding sequence ATGAGAAGCAAACGCCACCCCATTCCCACCAGACACATCCTGCTTCACCAATGGTCACAGTTAGATCCGCTTCCCCATTGGCTGTTCAGACAAGGCAAGTCTCCAGCTTATCACACATCGTTTGACTCTGAAAACGGAAGAACTATAAGGGCGGCTGCCGGCTGTCCCTGGGTttactttgcatttcttttcCCGAGCAAAGGGTGTTGGGCAGAACGTGAATCGCAAATGTCGGGCCGAGGAAAGCAGGGAGGTAAGGTGCGGGCTAAGGCGAAGTCTCGCTCCTCGCGGGCTGGGCTGCAGTTCCCGGTGGGCCGTGTGCACCGGCTGCTCCGCAAAGGCAATTATGCGGAGCGGGTGGGGGCTGGCGCCCCGGTCTATATGGCCGCGGTGCTGGAGTATCTGACCGCTGAGATTCTGGAGCTGGCCGGCAACGCGGCTCGGGACAACAAGAAAACCAGGATCATCCCCCGTCACCTGCAGCTCGCCATCCGAAACGACGAAGAGCTCAACAAGCTGTTGGGGAAAGTCACGATCGCTCAAGGGGGTGTCCTGCCCAACATCCAGGCCGTGCTGCTGCCCAAGAAAACCGAGAGCCACAAGCCCAAGAGCAAGTAA